A window of Novosphingobium terrae contains these coding sequences:
- a CDS encoding cupin domain-containing protein translates to MSEILSDSGLPAVQRVVTGHNEDGRAIFKSEDITPTTMIPSGDASFLTIWTTETVPADNNDERDGRDLPTGLTLERGSVIRITDMLPGKQSPMHRTNSIDYGIVLKGEIELELEDGRKKTIREGGIIIQRGTNHLWRNTTDKPTRIAFILIEAPAYLHDGQPLDEAKPEHADH, encoded by the coding sequence ATGAGCGAAATTCTCTCTGACAGCGGCCTGCCCGCCGTGCAGCGCGTGGTCACCGGACACAATGAGGATGGCCGCGCTATCTTCAAATCCGAGGACATCACGCCCACAACAATGATCCCCTCGGGCGATGCCAGCTTCCTGACGATCTGGACGACAGAAACCGTCCCCGCCGACAACAATGACGAACGCGACGGCCGCGATCTGCCAACCGGCCTCACGCTGGAGCGTGGCAGCGTGATCCGCATCACCGATATGCTGCCCGGCAAGCAGAGCCCGATGCACCGCACCAACAGCATCGACTATGGCATCGTGCTGAAGGGCGAAATCGAGCTGGAGCTGGAGGATGGTCGCAAGAAGACCATCCGCGAGGGCGGCATCATCATCCAGCGCGGCACCAACCATCTGTGGCGCAACACCACCGACAAGCCCACCCGCATCGCCTTCATCCTGATCGAGGCCCCCGCCTATCTGCATGACGGCCAGCCTCTGGATGAGGCCAAGCCAGAGCATGCCGACCATTGA
- a CDS encoding SDR family NAD(P)-dependent oxidoreductase: protein MADRLKGKVAVVTGAGNGIGQGVAALFRQEGATVIGLDLKGADRDCDLLSEEAVKVLFTAIGQEHGRIDILVNAAAFAIFDWIETLTYADWKTTLAGELDIVFLPTQAAWPWLKASGKASVINFASANARHALEGSPALAHCAGKGGVLAMTRQLAMEGALHGIRANTIAPGFIRTAATQRHLDHDPGFQDKVLEKNMLKLLGEPSDIAWAAVWLGSDEARYVTAADIAVDAGATGW, encoded by the coding sequence ATGGCTGATCGTCTTAAGGGCAAGGTGGCGGTCGTCACCGGGGCTGGCAATGGCATCGGTCAGGGCGTGGCTGCGCTGTTCCGGCAGGAGGGCGCCACGGTGATCGGCCTCGATCTGAAGGGCGCTGACCGCGATTGCGATCTGCTGAGCGAAGAGGCGGTCAAGGTGCTCTTCACGGCCATCGGTCAGGAGCATGGCAGGATCGATATTCTGGTCAATGCGGCGGCCTTTGCGATCTTCGACTGGATCGAGACGCTGACCTATGCCGACTGGAAAACCACGCTGGCGGGCGAGCTGGATATCGTCTTCCTGCCCACGCAGGCGGCATGGCCGTGGCTGAAGGCCAGTGGGAAGGCCAGCGTGATCAACTTCGCCAGCGCCAATGCCCGCCATGCGCTGGAAGGCTCGCCGGCCCTGGCGCATTGCGCGGGCAAGGGCGGCGTGCTGGCCATGACGCGGCAATTGGCGATGGAGGGCGCGCTGCATGGCATTCGCGCCAACACCATCGCGCCGGGCTTTATCCGCACCGCTGCCACGCAGCGCCATCTGGATCACGATCCCGGCTTTCAGGATAAAGTGCTGGAAAAGAACATGCTCAAGCTGCTGGGCGAGCCAAGCGATATCGCTTGGGCTGCCGTCTGGCTGGGCAGCGATGAGGCGCGTTATGTCACCGCGGCCGATATCGCCGTGGATGCCGGGGCGACTGGCTGGTAA
- a CDS encoding VOC family protein — MSILGVESAIFGVADVAQHARFWTDFGLPVESITANEAVFRLASGSRVVILPHGDARLPSPDPFPGDGLKETVWGVDTAANLEAIAASLATEVSVTRDADGTVHAVCPDGQPIALRVWAKRSFVSEASPVNTPASHPRFNQHRIWRQKAIPKTINHVVFFSPDYIGSFEFYERHLGFRYIDHSRGVGIFSRAPGTFEHHSIFWVNCDLPIAPDHFKFMHIAFGMDDIDEVMLGANIMEAKGWKNESMNSSGGISRHRISSAIYYYCDMPGHAGEAEYHADTDYLDDNWVPRAWDFRFGSLLWANNAPPIFRGPDIPWDMQFDAERKSFEPYRKKGSVEGVLADLTEDDEHAI; from the coding sequence ATGAGCATTCTTGGTGTAGAAAGCGCCATTTTCGGCGTTGCGGATGTGGCGCAGCACGCCCGCTTCTGGACCGATTTCGGCCTGCCGGTGGAAAGCATCACCGCCAATGAAGCGGTGTTCCGCCTCGCCTCGGGCAGCCGCGTCGTGATCCTGCCGCATGGAGACGCGCGCCTCCCTTCGCCCGATCCCTTCCCCGGTGACGGATTGAAGGAAACCGTCTGGGGCGTGGACACGGCCGCCAATCTGGAAGCCATTGCCGCCAGTCTGGCCACGGAGGTTTCAGTGACCCGCGATGCCGATGGCACCGTCCACGCGGTCTGCCCGGATGGCCAGCCCATCGCCCTGCGCGTCTGGGCCAAGCGCAGCTTCGTCTCGGAAGCCAGCCCGGTCAACACGCCTGCAAGCCATCCGCGCTTTAACCAGCACCGCATCTGGCGCCAGAAGGCCATCCCCAAGACGATCAACCATGTCGTCTTTTTCTCGCCGGATTACATCGGCAGCTTCGAGTTCTACGAACGCCACCTCGGCTTCCGCTATATCGACCATTCGCGCGGCGTGGGCATCTTCTCCCGCGCGCCGGGCACCTTTGAGCATCACTCGATCTTCTGGGTGAACTGCGACCTGCCCATCGCGCCGGATCACTTCAAATTCATGCATATCGCCTTCGGTATGGACGATATCGATGAAGTCATGCTGGGCGCCAACATCATGGAAGCCAAGGGTTGGAAGAATGAGTCGATGAACTCCAGCGGCGGCATTTCCCGCCACCGCATCTCCAGCGCGATCTATTACTATTGCGATATGCCCGGTCACGCCGGAGAAGCCGAGTATCACGCCGATACCGACTACCTCGATGACAATTGGGTGCCGCGCGCCTGGGACTTCCGTTTTGGCTCGCTGCTGTGGGCGAACAATGCGCCGCCGATTTTCCGCGGGCCGGATATTCCATGGGATATGCAGTTCGATGCGGAGCGGAAAAGCTTTGAGCCCTATCGCAAGAAGGGGTCTGTCGAGGGCGTTCTGGCCGATCTGACGGAAGATGATGAGCATGCGATTTAA
- a CDS encoding VOC family protein, with product MADFTFHHGGVSVPSLDEALDWYGNVLGFELEKRFYIEAARSHTAMVKKGPLRFEIFEVEGAAPLPEDRRHPPSDLKTHGNKHVAFRVADLEAFLTEMEAKEVDIAFVVRESFGKGCFIRDCAGNLIEFVEEPNG from the coding sequence ATGGCCGATTTCACCTTCCACCACGGCGGCGTCTCCGTCCCCAGCCTTGATGAGGCGCTCGATTGGTACGGCAATGTCCTGGGCTTCGAGCTGGAAAAACGCTTCTACATCGAGGCTGCCCGCAGCCACACCGCCATGGTCAAGAAAGGCCCGCTGCGCTTCGAGATCTTCGAGGTAGAAGGCGCCGCCCCCTTGCCCGAAGATCGCCGCCACCCGCCCAGCGATCTGAAGACCCACGGCAACAAGCATGTCGCCTTCCGTGTCGCCGATCTGGAGGCCTTCCTCACCGAAATGGAGGCCAAGGAGGTCGATATCGCCTTCGTGGTGCGCGAGAGCTTCGGCAAGGGCTGCTTTATTCGCGACTGCGCAGGAAACCTGATCGAATTCGTCGAAGAACCCAACGGTTGA
- a CDS encoding fumarylacetoacetate hydrolase family protein translates to MRLATMRDGTADGRLVVVAPDGGAYAPAPVGTLQQALEQWDQVSAQLAAITDFPEALDQAQLAAPLPRAWQWLDGSAFASHGALMDKVLGVEPLKTERPLMYQGVSDRFYGPHDDVRFPDEDLGIDFEGEFGVIVDAVPMGTTAEEAFKHIKLVVQINDWSLRKLAGPEMKTGFGWVQAKPHCSMAPFAVTPDELGEAWKNGRVCLNLLVDWNGKRFGAANGEPMGHGFHELVAHAARTRDLVAGTVIGSGTVSNENFREIGSSCIAERRGIEIVDEGAPRTDFMRFGDSVRMEAVTPTGASPFGIIEQKVIKA, encoded by the coding sequence ATGCGTCTGGCAACCATGCGCGACGGGACCGCCGATGGCCGTCTGGTCGTGGTCGCGCCCGATGGCGGGGCCTATGCGCCCGCCCCGGTGGGCACGCTGCAACAGGCTCTGGAGCAATGGGATCAGGTTTCTGCCCAACTGGCCGCGATCACGGATTTCCCTGAAGCGCTGGATCAGGCCCAACTGGCCGCGCCTCTGCCGCGCGCTTGGCAGTGGCTCGATGGCTCGGCCTTTGCCAGCCATGGCGCGCTGATGGACAAGGTGCTGGGCGTCGAACCGCTCAAGACCGAGCGCCCGCTGATGTATCAGGGCGTTTCCGATCGCTTCTACGGCCCCCATGACGATGTCCGCTTCCCCGATGAGGATCTGGGCATCGATTTCGAGGGTGAATTCGGCGTGATCGTGGACGCCGTGCCGATGGGCACCACGGCGGAAGAGGCCTTTAAACACATCAAGCTGGTGGTGCAGATCAACGACTGGTCGCTGCGCAAGCTGGCGGGGCCGGAGATGAAGACCGGCTTTGGCTGGGTGCAGGCCAAGCCGCATTGTTCGATGGCGCCCTTTGCCGTCACGCCCGATGAACTGGGCGAGGCTTGGAAGAATGGCCGCGTCTGCCTCAACCTGCTGGTGGACTGGAACGGCAAGCGTTTCGGCGCGGCCAATGGCGAACCGATGGGGCATGGCTTCCATGAGCTGGTCGCCCATGCCGCGCGCACCCGCGATCTGGTGGCGGGCACGGTGATCGGCTCGGGCACCGTCTCCAACGAGAATTTCCGCGAGATCGGCTCCTCCTGCATCGCCGAGCGGCGCGGGATCGAGATCGTGGATGAAGGCGCACCGCGCACCGATTTCATGCGTTTCGGCGACAGCGTGCGCATGGAAGCCGTCACCCCCACGGGCGCATCGCCCTTCGGTATCATCGAACAGAAGGTCATCAAGGCATGA
- a CDS encoding antibiotic biosynthesis monooxygenase family protein yields MVTEIARITIDPARSAEFEAAVAQAEPLFRAQQGCTGFALERVVETPEIYHLLVGWVSVEAHNVDFRSTEAFQQWRALAGPFFVSPPEVVHVGTVIGSVDVK; encoded by the coding sequence ATGGTCACCGAAATCGCCCGCATCACCATCGACCCCGCCCGTTCCGCAGAGTTCGAGGCCGCCGTGGCTCAGGCCGAGCCGCTGTTTCGCGCGCAGCAGGGCTGCACAGGCTTCGCTCTGGAGCGCGTGGTGGAAACGCCGGAGATCTATCATCTGCTCGTGGGCTGGGTGAGCGTGGAGGCGCATAATGTGGACTTCCGCTCCACCGAGGCGTTCCAGCAATGGCGCGCCCTGGCAGGGCCGTTTTTTGTGTCGCCGCCGGAGGTGGTGCATGTGGGAACGGTGATCGGAAGTGTAGACGTGAAGTGA
- the attM gene encoding AttM family quorum-quenching N-acyl homoserine lactonase, whose protein sequence is MSEIRLYMFQSGTQRCKLHDIKMNQGCGVDHEIPVPWFLLTHPKGHVVIDGGLAAEGLADPRAYWGDAVDAYQPVMREDQGCVAQLAALGLAPEDIRFVVLSHLHSDHSGAVGRFPPATHILQRRELEYAFTPDWFAAGAYIRQDFDRPDLSWQLLEGESCDDYDLYGDGVLRIIFTPGHTPGHQSFLVTLPESGAFLLAADAVYTMDHWHEKALPGFMTSAQDAVRSVRKMRALADRAGATLVPGHDAQVWPGFRLSPAFYD, encoded by the coding sequence ATGTCAGAGATCAGGCTTTACATGTTCCAGTCCGGCACGCAGCGCTGCAAGCTCCATGATATCAAGATGAACCAGGGCTGCGGCGTGGATCATGAAATCCCGGTGCCATGGTTTCTGCTGACCCATCCCAAAGGCCATGTGGTGATCGATGGTGGTCTGGCGGCGGAAGGTCTGGCTGATCCCCGCGCCTATTGGGGAGACGCGGTCGATGCCTATCAGCCGGTGATGCGCGAGGATCAGGGCTGTGTGGCGCAACTGGCCGCGCTGGGGCTGGCGCCGGAAGACATCCGCTTCGTGGTCCTGTCCCATCTCCATTCCGATCACAGCGGCGCCGTCGGGCGTTTCCCTCCTGCCACGCATATTCTGCAGCGCCGCGAACTCGAATATGCCTTCACGCCCGACTGGTTCGCGGCGGGCGCCTATATCCGGCAGGATTTCGACCGACCTGACCTGTCATGGCAGCTGCTGGAGGGCGAGAGCTGCGATGACTATGACCTCTATGGCGATGGCGTGCTGCGGATCATCTTTACCCCCGGCCATACGCCGGGGCACCAGTCCTTTCTGGTGACGCTGCCCGAAAGCGGCGCTTTCCTGCTGGCCGCTGATGCCGTCTACACCATGGACCACTGGCATGAAAAAGCGCTGCCGGGCTTTATGACCAGCGCGCAGGATGCGGTGCGTTCGGTGCGCAAGATGCGCGCTCTGGCAGACCGGGCCGGGGCTACGCTGGTGCCGGGGCATGATGCGCAGGTCTGGCCCGGCTTCCGCCTGTCCCCGGCGTTCTATGACTGA
- a CDS encoding alpha/beta hydrolase has product MFEPFPGNYVWNLATNLALVCGGNHGEIDEACRPVREAAKSGADAGSAALFDSWIAVADQVAKNADADLADGYALSAGTKYLRASGYYLAAERMQSRDYAPRWAAYEKGMELYHKGSKLRGLHVEKVEIPYEGSSYTGIFVHDGSGTPRPTLVSVNGLDSMKEQVNMAGHGASNLERGMNTLFVDQPGTGEAIRKRNLPAVYDAERWGSPAFDYLLTRSDVQHDKIGIFGLSFGGYHAPRIAANDPRYALCAVMGANHVWGQRQRERVKNEGENPVPHYWDHVLWVFGFEDRDAFLDYADQITLDGQVEKIRVPFLITHGENDRQIPAFNAQRSYDQAVNSPDRHLRMFTKADFEVEHCGADNGTGMRDYIADWCAETFAKMG; this is encoded by the coding sequence ATGTTCGAACCCTTTCCCGGCAATTACGTGTGGAATCTGGCCACCAATCTGGCGCTGGTCTGCGGCGGCAATCACGGCGAGATCGACGAAGCCTGCCGCCCCGTGCGCGAGGCCGCCAAATCCGGCGCCGATGCCGGTTCCGCCGCTTTGTTCGACAGCTGGATCGCCGTGGCCGATCAGGTGGCCAAAAACGCCGATGCCGATCTGGCCGATGGCTATGCACTGTCCGCAGGCACCAAATATCTGCGCGCCTCGGGCTATTACCTCGCCGCCGAACGCATGCAGAGCCGCGATTACGCGCCCCGTTGGGCAGCCTATGAAAAAGGCATGGAGCTTTATCACAAGGGTTCGAAACTGCGCGGGCTGCATGTCGAAAAGGTGGAGATCCCCTATGAGGGCTCCAGCTACACCGGCATTTTCGTGCATGATGGCAGCGGCACGCCGCGCCCCACGCTGGTCTCGGTCAATGGCCTCGATTCCATGAAGGAACAGGTCAATATGGCGGGCCATGGCGCCTCAAATCTGGAGCGCGGCATGAACACGCTCTTCGTGGACCAGCCCGGCACTGGCGAGGCAATCCGCAAACGCAATCTGCCCGCCGTCTATGATGCCGAGCGCTGGGGCAGCCCCGCCTTCGACTATCTGCTGACCCGTAGCGATGTGCAGCATGACAAGATCGGCATCTTCGGCCTCTCCTTCGGCGGCTATCACGCGCCGCGCATCGCCGCCAACGATCCGCGCTATGCGTTATGCGCAGTGATGGGCGCCAACCACGTCTGGGGCCAGCGCCAGCGCGAGCGGGTGAAGAACGAGGGCGAAAACCCCGTGCCCCATTACTGGGATCACGTGTTGTGGGTCTTCGGCTTCGAGGACCGCGACGCCTTCCTCGATTACGCCGACCAGATCACGCTCGATGGTCAGGTGGAGAAGATCCGCGTGCCCTTCCTGATCACCCATGGCGAGAATGACCGCCAGATCCCCGCCTTCAACGCCCAGCGCAGCTACGATCAGGCCGTCAACAGCCCCGACCGCCATCTGCGCATGTTCACCAAGGCAGATTTCGAAGTCGAGCATTGCGGCGCCGACAATGGCACCGGCATGCGCGACTACATCGCCGACTGGTGCGCCGAAACCTTCGCGAAGATGGGATAA
- a CDS encoding MarR family winged helix-turn-helix transcriptional regulator: protein MKNPLDAYPGYLLRRAAATRLAYLTRRLEPLGVMVTEASILVTIGYNPGISQAECGRALAIQRPNMNPLVRRMVERGWVVTEKGQGRAQGLHLSPTGADLAARIEAIFEAHEAWIIAAVPVEAREHLMPILRALNVIGDEDPAEHAGENADGWLSRKSQTAI from the coding sequence ATGAAAAACCCGCTTGATGCCTATCCCGGCTACCTTCTGCGCCGCGCCGCCGCAACGCGACTGGCCTATCTGACACGGCGCCTCGAACCCCTTGGCGTTATGGTGACCGAGGCCTCCATTCTGGTGACGATCGGCTACAATCCCGGCATATCGCAGGCCGAATGCGGCAGGGCACTGGCCATCCAGCGCCCCAATATGAACCCGTTGGTGCGCCGGATGGTCGAGCGGGGCTGGGTGGTGACGGAAAAAGGGCAGGGCCGGGCTCAGGGCCTGCATCTGAGCCCCACAGGCGCCGATCTTGCGGCCCGCATCGAAGCCATTTTCGAGGCCCATGAGGCGTGGATCATCGCCGCCGTGCCTGTGGAAGCACGCGAGCATCTCATGCCGATCCTGCGGGCGCTCAATGTGATCGGGGATGAAGATCCTGCCGAACATGCAGGAGAAAACGCCGATGGATGGCTGTCGCGAAAGAGCCAGACCGCCATCTAG
- a CDS encoding SDR family NAD(P)-dependent oxidoreductase, producing the protein MSPGPDFGLRGRTALITGSTRGIGLAIAQGMIAAGARVMISSEDAGDTSRVSAELGMPGIACDVADDQALERLVCGTVAELGGLDILVCNAGITGRPGRFESIDMADYARVMAINLRSQVVLTGFALPHVAERRGSAVLMSSLSGLRGNGAINAYALAKAGVAQLARNLAVEWGPRGVRVNAISPGFIATELSKPLLGNEPFMTKRMAMTPLRRPGMPEEVAGAAIFLASSAAGFVTGHNLVVDGGTLITDGS; encoded by the coding sequence ATGAGCCCCGGCCCCGATTTCGGCCTGAGGGGCCGCACCGCCCTGATCACCGGTTCGACCCGCGGCATCGGCCTGGCCATTGCGCAGGGCATGATCGCTGCGGGCGCCCGGGTGATGATCTCCAGCGAGGATGCCGGGGATACGTCGCGGGTGTCCGCCGAGCTTGGCATGCCGGGCATCGCCTGTGATGTCGCCGATGATCAGGCGCTTGAGCGTCTGGTCTGCGGCACGGTGGCGGAGCTGGGCGGGCTGGACATTCTGGTCTGCAACGCCGGGATCACCGGGCGGCCCGGTCGTTTCGAGAGCATCGATATGGCCGATTACGCCCGCGTGATGGCGATCAACCTGCGCAGTCAGGTGGTGCTGACCGGCTTCGCCTTGCCGCATGTGGCAGAGCGCCGGGGCAGCGCGGTGCTGATGTCCAGCCTCTCGGGCCTGCGCGGCAATGGGGCGATCAATGCCTATGCTCTGGCCAAGGCCGGGGTGGCGCAGCTGGCGCGCAATCTGGCGGTGGAATGGGGGCCGAGAGGCGTGCGGGTCAATGCCATCTCGCCCGGCTTTATCGCCACGGAACTGTCCAAGCCCTTGCTGGGCAACGAACCCTTCATGACCAAACGCATGGCCATGACGCCCTTGCGTCGCCCCGGCATGCCGGAAGAGGTGGCGGGCGCTGCGATCTTTCTGGCCAGCAGCGCCGCCGGTTTTGTCACCGGTCACAATCTGGTGGTGGATGGTGGCACGCTCATCACCGATGGCAGCTGA
- a CDS encoding MFS transporter, whose amino-acid sequence MPADQAPPVGSGSGQVTVMTGLSLLLPITLSTMAIVLLAPILPQIMQNFSAVPGYEYWVPMILTIPALCVALFSPIAGMLGDYFGRRRLLLASFVAYGIVGIAPVFLHDLTAILISRVGVGLAEALIMVLSTTMIGDYYHGAARDKWLAGQTAFASMSALIFFNVGGQLGAHGWRTPFWVYTSALLMMALVMAFTRDLKPGAHGEAEAPRNASWAHFPWGRIAVIMAITLYGSVFFYTVQIQAASGLNVLGITDPARAGFLTSVASVGVPLGTFIYSRIGRWPVQRLLMLEFALLAVGFLTMGKAATPKSFLIGCFCNQLGAGMLLPTLLVWAMSLLPFEIRGRGAGMWQGSFALGQFLSPVVVTLAAKQAGGLLPAFVVLSAGAVIGLVIVLLVAGKVGRIDPQLGIKGVAHG is encoded by the coding sequence ATGCCTGCGGATCAAGCCCCGCCGGTGGGATCGGGCAGCGGGCAGGTGACGGTGATGACCGGCCTGTCCTTGCTGTTGCCGATCACGCTGTCCACCATGGCCATCGTGCTGCTGGCCCCTATTCTGCCGCAGATCATGCAGAATTTCAGCGCCGTGCCCGGCTATGAATATTGGGTGCCGATGATCCTGACGATCCCGGCGCTCTGCGTGGCGCTGTTCTCGCCGATTGCGGGGATGTTGGGGGATTATTTCGGGCGCCGCCGCCTGCTGCTCGCCAGCTTTGTGGCCTATGGCATCGTGGGCATCGCGCCAGTCTTTCTGCATGATCTGACGGCGATCCTGATCAGCCGCGTCGGCGTGGGGCTGGCCGAGGCGCTGATCATGGTGCTGTCCACCACGATGATCGGTGACTATTACCATGGCGCCGCACGCGACAAATGGCTGGCCGGGCAGACGGCCTTTGCCTCCATGTCGGCGCTGATCTTCTTCAATGTGGGCGGGCAATTGGGCGCGCATGGCTGGCGCACGCCCTTCTGGGTCTATACCTCCGCGCTGCTGATGATGGCGCTGGTGATGGCCTTCACCCGCGACCTCAAACCCGGAGCCCATGGCGAGGCCGAGGCGCCGCGCAACGCCAGTTGGGCGCACTTCCCTTGGGGGCGCATCGCGGTGATCATGGCGATCACGCTCTATGGCTCGGTGTTTTTCTACACGGTGCAGATCCAGGCGGCGAGCGGCCTCAATGTGCTGGGCATCACCGATCCGGCGCGGGCCGGCTTTCTTACCTCGGTTGCCAGCGTGGGCGTGCCGCTGGGGACTTTCATCTATTCACGCATCGGGCGCTGGCCGGTGCAGCGCCTGCTGATGCTGGAATTCGCGCTGCTGGCGGTGGGCTTTCTGACGATGGGCAAGGCCGCAACGCCTAAAAGCTTCCTGATCGGTTGCTTCTGCAACCAATTGGGCGCGGGGATGCTGCTGCCCACGCTGCTGGTCTGGGCCATGAGCCTGCTGCCCTTCGAGATTCGCGGGCGTGGTGCGGGCATGTGGCAGGGCAGCTTTGCGCTGGGGCAGTTCCTCAGCCCGGTGGTGGTGACGCTTGCCGCCAAGCAGGCGGGTGGTCTTCTCCCGGCCTTTGTGGTGCTGTCGGCAGGGGCGGTGATCGGTCTGGTGATCGTGCTGCTGGTGGCGGGAAAGGTAGGGCGGATCGATCCGCAACTGGGTATCAAGGGAGTCGCTCATGGCTGA
- a CDS encoding LysR family transcriptional regulator: MDYLAAMRLFVRVVERGSLSAAARDLGLGQPAVSERIARLEADLGARLLWRNTRALSVTDAGAAFYERCQIAIEAADDALCVVREEQALRGMLRIAAPHGLGELLLPPLLLRLREEHPGLKVDVVLNDRLVDPVTEGVDLSLRLGDVGDGRFAARGLGRVRRVLVASPAYLARHGTPETPEDLIRHGFARVSGLFNTDRLTLSTPESTTATAFIDIVASFSHWRPLHALLIGGGAIGVLQEPACRADLAAGRLCRLLPDFTVPGFDLHALFAARRPMPTRLRIVLALLQEEAGKLLA, from the coding sequence ATGGATTATCTGGCAGCCATGCGGCTTTTCGTGCGCGTTGTGGAGCGGGGCAGCCTTTCGGCGGCGGCACGCGATCTGGGCCTCGGTCAACCCGCCGTCAGCGAGCGGATCGCCCGGCTGGAGGCCGATCTGGGCGCCCGGCTGCTATGGCGCAACACACGGGCCCTGTCGGTCACCGATGCCGGCGCGGCCTTTTACGAACGCTGCCAGATCGCCATCGAAGCTGCCGATGATGCCCTCTGCGTTGTGCGGGAGGAGCAGGCCTTGCGCGGCATGCTGCGGATCGCGGCGCCCCATGGGCTGGGCGAGCTGCTGCTTCCCCCGCTGCTGCTGCGCCTGCGCGAGGAGCATCCCGGGCTCAAGGTGGATGTGGTGCTGAACGACCGTCTGGTCGATCCGGTGACGGAGGGCGTCGATCTCTCGCTCAGGCTGGGCGATGTGGGCGATGGGCGCTTTGCCGCGCGAGGTTTGGGCAGAGTGCGCCGGGTGCTGGTGGCCTCCCCCGCCTATCTCGCCCGCCATGGCACGCCGGAGACGCCGGAGGATCTGATCCGCCATGGCTTCGCCCGCGTCTCCGGTCTGTTCAACACCGACCGGCTGACGCTGTCCACTCCCGAGAGCACCACAGCAACGGCGTTCATCGACATCGTGGCCAGCTTCAGCCATTGGCGCCCGCTGCATGCGCTGCTGATCGGCGGCGGCGCCATCGGCGTGTTGCAGGAACCGGCCTGCCGCGCCGATCTGGCGGCAGGTCGACTGTGCCGCCTGCTGCCCGACTTCACCGTGCCGGGCTTCGATCTCCACGCGCTCTTCGCCGCCCGCAGGCCCATGCCGACACGCCTGCGCATCGTGCTGGCCTTGCTGCAAGAGGAAGCCGGCAAGCTGCTGGCCTGA